In one Amaranthus tricolor cultivar Red isolate AtriRed21 chromosome 8, ASM2621246v1, whole genome shotgun sequence genomic region, the following are encoded:
- the LOC130821123 gene encoding microtubule-associated protein 70-1-like, with protein MAELLSEVEPLSNNSSSPTNEIITESFTTFSTTTQTPLPPLVVSGSFKEGKTSSRRRSSRRPSLDADDFLNLLHGSDPVKLELNRLENDVRDKERELAEAQAEIRALKLSERLREKAVEELTDELAKVEEKLKLTENLLESKNLEIKKINEEKKASMAAQFAAEASLRRVHAAQKDDDMPPIEAILAPLEAELKLARLEIGKLQDDNKALDRLTKSKEAALLDAEKTVQSALAKASMVDDLQNKNQELMKQIEICQEENKILDKMHRQKVSEVEKLTQTVRELEEAVLAGGAAANALRDYQRKMQEMNEERKTLDRELARAKVTANRVATVVANEWKDSNDKVMPVKQWLEERRILQGEMQQLRDKLSIAERAAKSEAQLKEKFQLRLKVLEENLKGTPTNSNRSAPDGRSVGDGRRQSLGGLDNMSKANGFLPKRSPTLQSRSMNSSASNMLRHAKGVSKSFDGGTRSLDRGKIMLNGSSINYDVNQPEGSKDCEAESTCKENSDEKPNGAQTADKEDSVPGVLYDLLQKEVIALRKAGFEKDQSLKDKDDAIEMLAKKVETLTKAMEVEAKKMRREVAAMEKEVAAMRLEKEQENRAKRFGNAKGPVATSQLLAGRTTGRGGLTRSTQ; from the exons ATGGCTGAACTTCTAAGCGAAGTTGAACCACTTAGTAATAATTCTTCTTCTCCTACAAATGAAATTATCACAGAATCTTTCACTACATTTTCAACTACAACCCAAACTCCTTTGCCGCCATTAGTAGTTTCCGGATCCTTTAAAGAAGGAAAAACTTCTTCTCGTAGACGTTCTTCTCGTCGTCCTAGTCTCGATGCTGATGACTTCTTGAATCTCCTTCATGGCTCGGATCCGGTTAAGCTTGAGCTTAATCGCCTTGAGAATGACGTTAGAG ATAAGGAACGAGAACTTGCGGAAGCTCAAGCGGAGATCAGGGCATTGAAATTGTCTGAACGCTTGAGAGAGAAAGCTGTTGAAGAg CTCACAGACGAGCTTGCAAAGGTTGAGGAAAAGCTGAAACTAACTGAAAATCTGTTAGAAAGCAAG AATCtagaaattaagaaaatcaatgaagAGAAGAAGGCTTCTATGGCAGCCCAATTTGCAGCAGAGGCTTCCCTAAGAAGGGTTCATGCTGCTCAAAAGGATGATGACATGCCTCCTATCGAAGCCATTCTTGCACCTTTAGAAGCTGAACTTAAACTTGCTCGTCTAGAG ATCGGGAAGCTGCAGGATGACAACAAAGCTTTAGATCGTCTCACCAAATCAAAAGAAGCTGCTTTATTAGATGCGGAGAAAACAGTTCAGTCTGCCCTTGCTAAGGCTTCCATGGTGGATGATCTCCAGAACAAAAACCAAGAATTGATGAAACAGATAGAAATATGTCAG gaagaaaataaaatcttaGACAAAATGCATCGACAGAAGGTTTCAGAAGTGGAAAAGCTGACCCAAACTGTGCGGGAACTAGAGGAGGCTGTTCTTGCTGGTGGTGCAGCTGCTAATGCATTGCGGGATTACCAACGGAAAATGCAAGAAATGAAT GAAGAAAGGAAAACCCTTGACAGGGAGCTAGCTCGTGCTAAGGTAACTGCTAATAGGGTGGCTACAGTTGTAGCTAATGAATGGAAAGATTCAAATGACAAGGTGATGCCTGTAAAGCAGTGGCTTGAAGAACGGCGAATTTTACAG GGAGAAATGCAGCAACTTCGGGATAAACTTTCTATTGCGGAGCGAGCTGCAAAATCTGAAGCCCAGTTGAAA GAGAAATTTCAGCTACGCCTCAAAGTTTTAGAAGAGAATCTGAAAGGAACTCCAACTAATAGCAACCGATCTGCACCTGACGGAAGAAGTGTTGGTGATGGACGCCGTCAATCCCTTGGAGGATTGGATAACATGTCCAAAGCTAACGGCTTTTTACCCAAGAGATCGCCAACTCTTCAATCAAGATCTATGAATTCTAGTGCTAGTAATATGTTGAGACATGCAAAGGGGGTCTCAAAATCATTTGATGGTGGTACAAGGTCATTAGATAGAGGTAAAATCATGTTGAACGGAAGTAGCATAAATTATGATGTAAACCAACCTGAGGGATCCAAGGATTGTGAGGCTGAAAGTACCTGCAAGGAAAATTCTGATGAGAAGCCCAATGGTGCACAAACAGCTGATAAGGAAGATAGTGTCCCTGGTGTATTATACGACTTGCTACAAAAGGAAGTAATTGCTCTTAGGAAGGCTGGTTTTGAAAAAGATCAAAGCCTTAAAGACAAAGATGATGCAATTGAG ATGCTAGCAAAGAAAGTAGAGACGCTAACAAAAGCTATGGAAGTTGAGGCGAAAAAAATGCGGAGGGAAGTAGCTGCTATGGAGAAGGAGGTTGCTGCCATGCGCTTGGAAAAGGAGCAAGAAAACAGGGCCAAACGCTTTGGTAATGCGAAGGGTCCTGTGGCCACTTCCCAGTTGCTTGCTGGAAG GACTACTGGACGAGGCGGATTAACACGCAGCACTCAATAA
- the LOC130821124 gene encoding probable receptor-like protein kinase At1g11050, translating to MKWIHLILILVGFSSFCSTLGSTNVSECPINFNYVLKLPWNSSQCHGNTPDNDPKHNCCPTLLSLFGIGLAYNIKETSLFGFHDVHTSKSCLSDFQSKLNTFSLSPNLTSTCFDPLQFVVTQDFCAGIVSTRNWYAKLGNNTPLDQACRSDLSDLAACDTCYTAGTRVQAQLISIDGNTSHARDCFYFTILYGAGIVNQFGPGNFGTASCMFQLSLINPSGSNSTSHLKLHLGLIGAAVVVFVIIFLSSLYFWHYKQQLKKTGDNLECNTDREGRPRLRPNTGAIWFKIEDLEKATNYFSQKNFIGRGGFGMVYKGTLSDGTVVAVKKITESNIERDSDFRNEVEIISNLRHRNLVPLRGCCMIDVGDIDDEYGGNCRYLVYEYMPNGNLDDHLFHTCANGSGALRKPLTWPQRKCIILDVARGLAYLHHGVKPAIYHRDIKATNILLDSDMRARVADFGLAKQVTEGHSHLITRVAGTHGYLAPEYALYGQLTEKSDVYSFGVVVLEIMCGRRALDLSALGSSTTVLITDWAWSLVKEGRLEEVLDAFLLREGDSSEQNPRGIMERFVRVGILCAHVMVALRPTISDALKMLEGDIEVPHIPDRPMPLGHPSFHRESTPLSISPVLSGLHLNSGEMLR from the coding sequence ATGAAGTGGATACATTTAATTCTGATTTTAGTTGGGTTTTCATCTTTCTGCTCAACTTTGGGTTCAACAAACGTGTCAGAATGCCCAATAAATTTCAACTATGTTCTAAAGCTTCCATGGAATTCTTCACAGTGCCATGGAAATACCCCAGATAATGATCCAAAACATAATTGTTGTCCGACCCTTTTGAGTTTATTTGGCATAGGTCTTGCCTATAATATTAAAGAAACTTCCCTCTTTGGATTTCATGATGTTCATACTTCAAAATCTTGTCTCTCTGATTTCCAATCCAAGCTCAATACCTTCTCTCTTTCCCCGAATTTGACCTCTACATGTTTTGACCCCTTACAATTTGTAGTCACTCAGGATTTTTGTGCTGGCATTGTTTCTACTCGAAACTGGTATGCTAAACTTGGTAATAATACTCCTTTGGACCAAGCTTGTCGATCCGACCTTTCTGATCTTGCTGCCTGTGATACGTGCTACACGGCTGGTACGCGAGTTCAGGCTCAGTTGATTTCAATTGATGGGAATACTTCACATGCTAGAGATTGCTTTTACTTCACTATTTTATATGGTGCTGGTATAGTCAATCAATTTGGCCCGGGAAATTTTGGAACAGCATCATGTATGTTTCAACTTTCTTTGATCAACCCAAGTGGGTCAAACAGTACTAGCCATTTGAAGCTGCATCTGGGATTAATCGGTGCTGCGGTAGTcgtgtttgtaataatatttctttcaagtTTGTACTTTTGGCATTACAAGCAGCAGCTGAAGAAGACGGGTGATAACTTGGAATGTAATACTGATCGAGAAGGTAGGCCTAGATTGCGTCCCAACACTGGTGCGATTTGGTTCAAAATTGAAGATCTTGAGAAGGCTACGAACTACTTCTCGCAAAAGAATTTTATAGGTCGTGGTGGTTTTGGAATGGTTTACAAAGGCACCTTATCGGATGGAACAGTTGTTGCTGTAAAAAAGATTACGGAATCCAATATTGAAAGGGATTCTGACTTTCGAAATGAGGTCGAGATAATCAGCAACCTAAGGCATCGAAATTTGGTACCTCTTAGAGGGTGTTGCATGATAGATGTTGGTGACATTGATGATGAGTATGGAGGAAATTGTAGATACCTTGTTTATGAATACATGCCGAATGGCAATCTTGATGACCATCTTTTTCATACTTGTGCTAACGGAAGTGGGGCGCTCAGAAAACCATTGACATGGCCCCAAAGAAAATGTATAATCTTAGATGTGGCAAGGGGGCTAGCATATCTTCATCATGGAGTAAAACCCGCAATATACCATCGAGACATCAAGGCTACGAATATTCTTTTAGATTCAGATATGAGAGCGAGGGTGGCTGATTTTGGATTAGCAAAACAAGTTACAGAAGGACACTCTCATCTCATTACTAGAGTGGCCGGAACTCATGGGTATTTGGCCCCGGAATATGCACTTTATGGGCAACTAACAGAGAAGAGTGATGTCTATAGTTTTGGTGTGGTTGTTCTGGAGATAATGTGTGGGAGAAGGGCTCTTGATCTATCCGCTTTAGGGTCGTCAACGACTGTTTTAATAACTGATTGGGCATGGTCTTTGGTTAAAGAAGGAAGACTAGAAGAGGTTCTTGATGCTTTCTTGTTGAGAGAAGGGGATAGCTCGGAACAGAATCCAAGGGGAATCATGGAACGATTTGTACGTGTCGGTATTTTGTGTGCCCATGTAATGGTTGCGTTAAGGCCTACCATCTCAGACGCCCTGAAAATGTTGGAAGGTGATATTGAAGTTCCTCACATTCCAGACCGGCCTATGCCTCTTGGGCATCCTTCCTTTCATAGAGAAAGTACACCTTTAAGCATATCTCCCGTCTTGAGCGGGCTGCATTTGAATTCGGGAGAGATGCTTAGGTAA